The genome window CCGCCGGACTCGCCGACCTGAAAATCCGGGAATTTCCAAAGTATTTTCACGAATACCGTTCTAACGAAAAACCGCGAAAGTCTCTGCCGACGCGAAGGGGAGCTCGGCAACCCGTAGTCGTGAACCAGCTGGCAACATCTGAATCTTTGAGTGATGAGGAGCGGCGGGAATTCCGGCGACTGGATCAGATGGTGGCGAAAGCTGCGAAAGCCTTTGTCGACGCAGGTATCGCCCTCGCTCGGATCAAGGAGGGTAAACTCTACCGCCAGAGGTTCAAAACCTTCGAGGAATATTGCGCCGACGTGCATAACATCTCGCGATCTTATGCTTATCATCTTGCGAAAGCCGGGACGATCGTACGCGAAATGTCTACAATTGTAGACATTTCGCGTGAGTCTTTAGATCTGCTCAAGTGTGAGGCCCATGTCCGCGAATTGGCGCGATTGCCAGACGTCGAGAGCCGGGGCGAAGTCCTTGAGATTGTGGCGGAAGGCAATGAAGTCACCGCGGCACGTATTCGGGAAGCCGTGGAGGCCAAACTTGAAGCTACGCCCAAGCCTTCCCGATCACCATCACCGAGCGTCCGCATCCAGAATGCGAAAAGGCTCCTCGACGAGTTGGAGGATTTTCTAAACTCCGGAAATTCAGCAAAACAGAGATTGCCTGCTTTGGTTCAGAAATTGCGGGACGCTCTGGTGGGTTGAAAATAGAATGCCGCAGCAGGTTCGAATGAATTGGAGGTCGGTATTAGAAAAGCCGATGCCGAGGTTCAATCAGTGCAGAACGAGTTCAGGTTGGTTGTGTCGCTGGGGGATCAAGTTGTGTGAAATATTTGCGTCCGAGAATAGAAAGTGAAGACAGCTGCACCTTGAGTTTTCTCGGCTCATGACCAAAGCGCCTATTCTCGTCCCAGTTTTCGATCATGCAGCATCTCATAGTCGCTCCCTTGCTAAGTTTCTTTCTGAAGGCAGGACTTTAACATTAGCTAGAAAAGAGTGGACTATTCGCAATTCGCGAATAGCGTATGGGCATGGTGTTAAAACCACAGGATGTTTTGGTTGCCTTGAATTTGTGCCTGCCGGGTGCGAAGGGGCTCAGCTATGCCGAAAAAGCGAAGGTTCTTGGGATGAGTGCCTCGGAGGTGCACGCAGCTGAGAAGCGCTTGTGCGAGGCACGTCTTGTTCAATTGGATTCAAAAGAAGTGCGGCGCGGTCCGCTGTTGGAATTTCTCATACATGGAGTTCCGTATGTTTTTGCGACATCTCCAAAAGAATGGACTCGTGGGATGCCGACAGCATGGGCGGCTCCCGCTCTGGCGGATAAGTTTGCTCAGACTGATCAGCCAACCCCAATTTGGCCCGATCCGGAAGGAACCGTGCAGGGGGTAGCCGTGGAGCCGCTTTACCGCAGTGTCGCTAATGTCGCGAAGAAGGATTCCGAGCTATACGACTTGTTGTCGCTGGTGGATGCTTTGAGGATCGGTCGTATGCGTGAGAAGAAGCTGGCTGAAGATGAAATTCGGAAACGATTGAAGGAATATGCCGGAAGTTGATATTGGAGCCTTGCGGGTCGTGGCGACGCATCTGGATGCAGCGGGGCTGAACTACGCTTTTACGGGTGGTTCGGTCGTTAACCTTCTGCTGGATGCGCCCGACCTATCACCGGCCAGACCTACCAAGGATGTGGATGTCATCGTCGAACTTGTCTCCGGACGGCGCTACTCGGATGTGGAGGAAGTTTTACGAAAAGGTGGCTTTAACCATGATGATTCCGAAGGTGCACCCATCTGCCGTTGGCGCTTGGGCTTACTCGTTGTTGATATCATGCCTACAGACGGTGGCTTGATCGGTCTCAATACGAAATGGTTTAGAGAGGCCTTGGAAACTGCGAAGATCGTTGAATATGCGCATGAGCGCCTGAGGGTGGTGTCTCCGATTGGATTATTGGTTACCAAATACCTCACATTCACTGAGCGTGGGGAAGGGGACTATTATGCGAGTCATGACTTGGAGGACTTTTTAACAGTGGTCGATGGACGGTCTCACATTGTCGAGGAGATTGATCAGGCACGTTCTGACTTGAGGGCTTATCTTGTTCTAGCGTGCCGTGCGCTGTCAGCCGAGGGTGAATTTATTGAAGCCCTTCCCGGTTACTTGCCGCCTGACAGTGCCAGTCAGGCGCGCCTGCCAATACTACTTCGGAAATTGGAGGGGATTTGCAGTCTGCTTGTTTGAGGGCGGACTGAAAGTGGGAGTTATGGCGACTTGGGCAATAGGTGACGTGCATGGGCATTTGACAGTGTTTGAGGCGCTACTTGAATACATTCCACTGGCAGCAGGAGATAAGGTGGTTTTGCTCGGCGATCTCATTGATCGTGGCCCAGATTCGGCTGGCGTGCTGCGGCGGGTGCATCAGCTGAAAAACCAGCGCTCGACTGTGGTCTTGCGAGGCAATCATGAAGCCATGCTACTTGAGGCACGAAATAACCGTACGAGTCTACCGTTTTGGATCGAGTGTGGCGGTGATGCCACTCTGGACTCCTATAACGCGTCGAGCTTCTATGACATTCCTCAGCGGGACTGGGAGCTGTTCGAGAGCAGTGCGCTCTATTATGAAACCGCTGATGTCATTTTTGTGCACGGGAGTTTAGATCCAGACCTGAATATGTGTGATCAGATAGAGAATGATATGCTGTGGAAATTTTACGAGTCACCTGTTCGGCATATGTCGGGGAAGTTGGTTGTGTGTGGGCACGCGATCCAACGGTCTGGACTGCCTAGTTTCGGGAATTATTCGATCTGCATCGACACGCTTCCGTTCTCCGGCCTTGGTTGGTTGACTGCAATCAATTTGGAGTCTCGAACTTTTTGGCAGGTTGATCATCTTGGGCACCGTCGAAAAGACAGCTTCTTGAGTCTCGATTTTTAGAAATCACTTTTTAGCTTTCGAAATATATTTTGAAGCAGCGGATTGATTTTAATTTAAAAACTGATTTTAAAAAAATGAAACTCGTTTTCAAAATGCATTTTGAATTTTGATTTTAAACTTTCGATTTACCTTTTTAAATTAGAGATCAGTTTTCTGAATTTCATTTTGAATTTATATTTTTATTTTAAAAAGCGGATTCGAAAATTGAATCTGATTTTGAAATTCGGTTTTCAGGAATAGTTTTGGAAATTGAATTTTGGTGTTCAAAATATTTTTCATTTCCTAAATTCATTTTTGATTTTAGTTTTGAAAAGTTGGTCACGGATTTTCAAAATTTTTAGTCGGCAACTATTGATCGCCGAAATAGAAATTTGATTTGAATTTCAAAATGCAAAGTCCGATCTGATTCTTCAGGTAGGGCACGCAGCCAACAATCGCCCCCGATGTTGGCGGAAGCTTTTTCGCGAGGTTCTCTTCGGCTGCTAAGCCGAGATGACCTCACTCGCGAAAACAGGGAGACGCCCCTATGCCTCCGGCAAGGGTGCGTCCTTCCTGCACGCGCAAATCGTACCTCCGTTTTCGGGGGGATAAGATTAGCGAGGCATTTTCTGGACATAAAAATGGTGATTTTCGCCATATTTTTGACCGAAATGGGCAGGTCCGAGGAGCTCCTGCGATCGTAGGCCTGTGTGTTGTGCTTTGCCTAAAGCTATGATATGGAGCGCATTAAATGTTGTTTTGGCTGGTTGTGTGCCAGCGAAACTTTGACCGTTATTGACGTATTGCGTCATTTGAGTAGAGGTGCGATTTGCACCGTAGGGGGAGTCACCCACTTGTCGCAGGGGTACGATTTGCTGCTATAGCGTGTCACCCACCTGTCGTTTATGCCTGAAAATGCAGGGTAGAACCGTTAGAGATTGAAAATCACCCAATTTGTCGTTTCGGGTTTATGAGAACGTTCGATCGCGGTCGATAAGATTAGTCAATGGCCGGAAT of Lentimonas sp. CC4 contains these proteins:
- a CDS encoding metallophosphoesterase family protein, which encodes MATWAIGDVHGHLTVFEALLEYIPLAAGDKVVLLGDLIDRGPDSAGVLRRVHQLKNQRSTVVLRGNHEAMLLEARNNRTSLPFWIECGGDATLDSYNASSFYDIPQRDWELFESSALYYETADVIFVHGSLDPDLNMCDQIENDMLWKFYESPVRHMSGKLVVCGHAIQRSGLPSFGNYSICIDTLPFSGLGWLTAINLESRTFWQVDHLGHRRKDSFLSLDF